The Lysobacter enzymogenes DNA segment CAGCGCCGCCACATGGTTGCGAACAGTGTTCGGCGCCAGCTCCAGGCGCGCGGCGATTTCCTTGTCGGCCAGACCCTCGCAGATCAGGCCGAGAACGTCCCGCTCGCGCGCGGTCAGCTCGCCCAGCTCAGCCGACGGAGTCGACTGTCCATTGCGGCGAACGTTGGCCAGCTTTTCGATCAGCGTCTGGCTGAACCACGAAGCGTCCTGCATCACCGTCTCGATGGCGCTCACCAGCTCCAGTTCGTTGCGTTTGCGATCGCTGATGTCCATCAGCACAAGCAGGTAGCAATCGGCGCCGTGAATGCTCACGCTCTCGGCCGACACCAGACAATCCAGCGCACCGTCGTCCTTACGGGCGATGCGGAATTCGAGATTCTGAAGCGCCGCCTGATTGGCCAGAACGTTGCCGACCTGCAAGGCATCGGCGGTTCGCTCGAACAGGCCGGAACCGGCTAGGGTCTTGCCGATCACGTCCTCTGCGCCGTACCCGGTCGCTGCGAAGAAAGCTTCGTTGGTCTCCAGAATCGCCAACCGATCGGCGCTGCACACCAACGTGGGCACTGGCGTGAGCTTGAACGCTTTGGCGAAGCGCTCTTCGCTCTGGCGCAACGCGATTTCGGCTTTCCGTCGTGGCTCCAAGTCCATGAAGGTGAACAGCATGCAGGCTTCTTCGCCTACTTCGATGGGCTGTCCAGCGACGATCACCAGCTTGCTGCCGCCCTCTGGCAGGCTCAGCTCCGCTTCCATCTGCGGGATCGTGGCGCCCTCCCCTAACCGCTGGATCGCGAGTTCGCGATTCTGCGCGCCCTCAAGCACGTCCAGTTCGTACACCGAACGACCGATGACTCGGTCGCGCTCGTGACCGGTCATCTCCAGGAAGCCCTGGTTGACTTTGATGTAGCGCAAGTCGCCGAGCCGGCAGATGACCGCGGGCGAAGGATTGGCGTTGAAGGTTTTTTCGAAGCGCTGCTCGGCGCTCGCCCAGTCAGTGGCGTCGGCGAGGATCAGCACCAAGCAGTCCGGCGCGCCGTCGGTATCGGTCAGCACCAAGCTGCGCACGCGGTGGACCCAGCGCGCGTCCGCATCCGCGACCGGAACGACTTCGACGACCACGTCGCTGAAGGCTTCGCCCGCGACGACCCGGTCGATCGGGTAACTACCTTCGCTCAGGCGATGGTGATTGCGGTAGCGCAGCTCATAGCGGTCGCGGTACTCGCTCACGGTCGCACCGAGGCCTTCGATCGTCTCCACGCCATGCATCTTCAATGCCGCGTCGTTGGCCCAGACGATGCGTTGATCGGGCTCGACGAGGATCACACCGTCGCTGAGTCCACGGATGATCTGCTGCAGCTGCTGTCGGTCGGTCTGGCGTTGCAGGACGGGGTCGTTCATGGCAGGTCGTAGATCGGGGGAGCGGCGATGATCGTGTAGAGGATGTGATCGCCGGATGAGACGAATGCACCAATCCCGGTAGTGCATTTGAAAGACGCCCAGACGCACTTCCGTGCGCAGACTTGATGCACAGGACCACGGTCGCCGGCGCAACCCCGCTACGCGGTCCCATTCGATATAAACCGCGTGCATCAGCGCCGAGCCGTCCGAACCTGCCCCCCACTGCAATTCGAGGTAATCCATGAACACCGTTCTCGCCGATTCGCGCCCCGCGCGTATCTCCTGGGGCGCCGTTTTTGCCGGCGGCCTGATCTCGTTGATCGTGTACCTGGTGCTGAGCGTGCTCGGCACCGCGATCGGCGCTTCCGCGCTGGACCCCATGGGCGACGCGCACCCGCTGGCCGGGTTCGGCACCGGCACCGGCGTCTGGCTGACCGGTACGACGTTGCTGGCCATCTTCGCCGGCGCCTATATCGCCGGCCGCTCGGCGCCGAGCCAGGGCGCGCTGCACGGCGTACTGACCTGGGCGGCGACCACACTGGCCACCGTGTGGCTGCTGGCCTCGCTGGCGGCGGGCCTGGCCGGCGCAGCCGCCAACACCGTCGGCAAAGGACTGAGCCTGGCCGGCCAGGGCGCCGCCGCGGCGGCACCGCAGCTGGCCTCTAGTGTGCAGGCGCAACTGCGCGAGAGCGGCATCTCCCTGGACTGGGACGATCTTAAGCGTGAGCTGGATACCGCCCTGCGCCAGACCGGCAAAGCCGAGCTGGATCCGCAGCACCTTCGCCAGGATGCGCAGCGCAGCGCCGATGAGGCCAAGGGCGTCGCCCAGGAGGCCGCGCTCGACCCGCAGGCGGCGAACGCCGAGTTGAGCGACTGGTTCGCCCAGGTACGCGAGCGCGGTGAGCCGGCCTTGGCCGCCGCGGACAAGGACGCGCTCGCGCATTTGATCGCAGCCCGCACGGGTCAGTCGCTCGACCAGGCGCGCGTCACCGCTGACCGCTATGCGCAGACCTACGACCAGGCGATGGCCAAGTACCAGCAGCTCAAGGTGCAGGCCGAGCAGAAGGCGCGCGAAGCGGCCCAGTCCGCCTCGTCGGGCGTGTCGAAGGCCGCTTGGAGCAGCCTGATCGTGCTGATCCTGGGCGGGCTGCTGGCGTTCTTCGCCGGTCGCCTGGGTTATCGCCGCCAGGTGCGCTGATCTGAGCTCACCGGAACATGCAAGCTGGGTTCCGTGCAATCAAGGCCAGCCGACGCTCCTCGGGGCGTCGGCTGTCGTCGTTGGGGCTGAGCTCCACCCGCCGCACGTCTGCCGCTATGATCTCTGCGTTCACAGAGACTCGAGGAACACCACAACGTCGGCGCGTTCGTCGCGGCTCAGGGCTTCGAACCGGCGGCGGCTGTTCTCGCCTTCGCCGCCGTGCCAACCGATTGCCTCGACCAGGCTGCGCGCCCGCCCGTCGTGCAGATAGCGTACGTTCTGCGCACCGCCTTGCACGAAGCGCAGCGAACCCAGCCCCCAAAGCGGCGGCGTACGCCACTGTTCCGCGCGGGCGCGGCCTTCGGCCAGGGTGTCGGCCAGCCCCGGCCCCATGTCGTGCAGCAGCAGATCGGTGTAGGGATGGATGGTCTGGTCG contains these protein-coding regions:
- a CDS encoding helix-turn-helix transcriptional regulator is translated as MNDPVLQRQTDRQQLQQIIRGLSDGVILVEPDQRIVWANDAALKMHGVETIEGLGATVSEYRDRYELRYRNHHRLSEGSYPIDRVVAGEAFSDVVVEVVPVADADARWVHRVRSLVLTDTDGAPDCLVLILADATDWASAEQRFEKTFNANPSPAVICRLGDLRYIKVNQGFLEMTGHERDRVIGRSVYELDVLEGAQNRELAIQRLGEGATIPQMEAELSLPEGGSKLVIVAGQPIEVGEEACMLFTFMDLEPRRKAEIALRQSEERFAKAFKLTPVPTLVCSADRLAILETNEAFFAATGYGAEDVIGKTLAGSGLFERTADALQVGNVLANQAALQNLEFRIARKDDGALDCLVSAESVSIHGADCYLLVLMDISDRKRNELELVSAIETVMQDASWFSQTLIEKLANVRRNGQSTPSAELGELTARERDVLGLICEGLADKEIAARLELAPNTVRNHVAALYSKLGVHSRSEAIVWARERGFFGSAGASPVRAKKRGRS
- a CDS encoding YrzE family protein; the protein is MNTVLADSRPARISWGAVFAGGLISLIVYLVLSVLGTAIGASALDPMGDAHPLAGFGTGTGVWLTGTTLLAIFAGAYIAGRSAPSQGALHGVLTWAATTLATVWLLASLAAGLAGAAANTVGKGLSLAGQGAAAAAPQLASSVQAQLRESGISLDWDDLKRELDTALRQTGKAELDPQHLRQDAQRSADEAKGVAQEAALDPQAANAELSDWFAQVRERGEPALAAADKDALAHLIAARTGQSLDQARVTADRYAQTYDQAMAKYQQLKVQAEQKAREAAQSASSGVSKAAWSSLIVLILGGLLAFFAGRLGYRRQVR